The following DNA comes from Camelina sativa cultivar DH55 chromosome 14, Cs, whole genome shotgun sequence.
AAGACTTTTTCTGCATATTGGGCCTGACTACACTGCTGGATATATTGGGCATGTCTGCATTGTTGAACTTGGGCTTTTGCAATGCTGGACTATTGCTGGACCGAGGTAATGTACAGCCCATTGTCTCAGTCACTTCAGTTGTCGGTATCTCTTCGACTCCTTCATTCTCTGTTTTACTTTTGTGAATATGAGATTGGATTTGAGACAATTGTGTCGTGTTCTTGCCGGAGGAGATTGGAGCTGAGATCGGAACAGTTGTTGATGCTACTCTGCTAATACTCCCCCGCAAACTCTGTGTGGGAGGAAGGACCACACCGAGTTTGTATCGCAGAGAGGTGAACAGTCCGACTGGAAGAGACTTCGTGAAAATGTCCGCGATTTGATCATGACCAGGTATGTGCCTAACGATGACTGTTTTGAGAGCAACCTTTTCGCGAACGTAGTGGTAATGATTAGCAAAATGTTTGCTTTTCTTGTGAAAGGCAGGATTAGCTGTGAGATACACAGCCGAGAGATTGTCGCAGTACGATTCTGGAGGCTGATATTGAGGAATTCCAAGTTCCTTGAGGATGTTACAGATCCATGAGATCTCTGCTGCAGCATCTGACATTCGAGATACGTCGTTGAAAGATGCCTACATTGCTCAGACTTGTGACCAGAAGACTTGAGACAGTCTAGATAACCTTTCTTctcctacaaaaataaaaaaacaacgTTTCCCTGAGACAAGCTTACATGGAAACATTTTCAAGAGAAAGGATTATAGGTCGACGAGAAGGATGAATGAATGAAACAGTACCGTGTCGCATTGATGCAAATGATCAATAGGGAAAATGCCCTTTTCTGGTGGTATTGGTCTCAATCCTCTATTTCCTCCAAACGGTCCACCTAACACACAAAAGAAATTTGTGTAACAACTAATGCTAATACTCTCTTTCATTGCTAAAACAAGATAACCACTGAAAAATATCCAATACCGGTTAATGATTAACACTGCTTATCTaaaggcaaaaagaaaaaaagggtttatgaaAGTAATATCTGAGTATTTTATAAGAGAATTAGGTTTTACGATTGGAGTTTCATCGTGTGCAAATTATTTCTTCAACATATCCAAGTTAAGTAAATTTCTATGGTCAGTGAAGAGGGATAGTGTATGCCTTAGCCAATAACagttatgaaaacaatgaaTATTCGATTCAGGGTTTTCTATCCAAAGCAAGAGAGGATTTTAAAGAAACGAATCACAAACACAATACTAAATAAAACCAGTACAATCTTCATAGGTAGGAGATTAATCCATAGATAAACCAGAAATGGAAAGAGACGCACCTATACTCATCTTGAAGCTTGGTATACACAGCACTTTATGCCTAGATGCAGGAGTCAATGCGAGTAAGCTAAATTCTCAGGTCAGTTTAGGATAGCAAGAACAACACTGGGCCTGAAATTAGCCCATTTCCGTTAAATTACCCTACACATACAGACTATTGAATGGAATCAAATAgaatttttgaccaaaaaaaatttacaaatacaGAAATGTACGACTTTATTGATATACTAATGTTTGAGTTAATGAAGTTAACTAACTAAAAGTGATACGTAGTTATTCCAAACAAATATATGTACTGACGATTTGAGGGGTGATCTTACGTGGTGAcagaagagagaacaaaacaagtCTTATCCACGAACAATAATAGAACAGCAAGATGATAGTTCGAAACTgtcgttaacaaaaaaaacaaaaccgaacATCTGTCAAAACTAGAATATCGAATCGACATCCACAAGTCATCTGCATCATTGTCCACCAGCTGACAAGAACGCACTTCCGGGCTGACGGTTAGCCAAAGGACCATGGCAAGACATGAACTTGGCATTCACACCATCAGGGACGATCCTCTTCTCTTGCCTTAGCTTTGTGTAATCAGCACGGTTAAACTTGGTGAATCCCCTGCAAATTTTCAAACTCAAACATCAACAAGAACCCTtatgcaaaaaaagaaacaattagaAAGTAACATAAGAGCAAACAAAATCGTTACCATTTCCTGCTAACAATGATCTTTTGTCGACCAGGGAACTTAAACTTAGCTCTACGAAGAGCTTCCTGAGCATGAACTCCATGGTTATCCTTACACCTCACAGACAAAAGAACCTGTCCAATAGCAACTCTAGCACAAGTACCAAGAGCTTTACCAAAAGCACCTCTCATTCCAGTCTGAAGCCTATCAGCTCCAGCACACGAAAGCATCTTGTTGATTCTCAAAACAATAAAAGGATGAACCCTTATCCTGAGATGGAACGCATCTTTACCAGCAGACTTAACCATGTACTTGTTACAAGGGATACGAGCAGCCTCAAGAGCTTCACTTGACACATTCTCTTTCTCCCATGAAACCAAATGAACACAGAATGGGAACTCATCAACTCCTTTCCTCTTCATTCCAACATCATAAATCCTGATCTTAGGATCAGGCACACCACGGCAGTATCTTGATTTAGGGTATGGCTTTCCCTTTATCTGACGGTAAcatctttacatttttataCATTTCAGTAACAAGTCTAATCATTTACCATACTCAAAATTCAAACTAAAGCCTAATCCAAATGTAAAATTCCGAACTTAATCAAATCTAATATACGATTCTGAATGACTATTCAAACCcaattctgaaaaaaaatccATCTTTTACTCTGACCTAGCAAAGTATCTATCTATACATTCTGAGAAATTCAAAACATAGATAAGATTAAGAGATGATTTGTCAATCTACTTACTTCGCCCCATCGTCTTCGTTTAGCTCCTCAGGGCATCATTATAGGAGGAACTATTTtaggtgttcttagagtataaatattgtgaaaataatgtaaaatcagtagttaagattttttgttaaaaagttagttattggaagaacatgtttaagatcataaaatttaataatataataatcaattTTTATTGTACATTTAATACATGAATATTGAAATTACATAAGAGCTAAAACTAGGAAATTTGTTTTGTATCATAAGCTGCAATTGTAACGAGAGGGTGTGTATGTTGTCTCAAGGAAGTACTTGCTCCATCATTCTGTCCATGTCCTCATCTTCATAGATATCTCCAAACTTCAATATCGTTAGGACCTTCACAAGACTTGATGATAGACAAGTTGGAATGTCCTCCTTCTTCCAAGGTTTGCACAGGCACTTATCACCACTTTGACATTTCATTCCATCTCTGTGGAGAAGTCCCTGAAACATAAAAGGAAACTCTTTCAATATATGTTGTCTCTGTTTGAATCATGTATCAGCAGATGATGATATACATAATAGATTTGGTACTCCAAAGACCTGCAGTTTTTTCAGAAACTCTCTACTCTCTAGCCTTGATGGTTCACAAAtctgaaaacacacacacaaaaccttTGCAACATTAACACCATTTCAAACATCGGACATCACCTTCTAGATACAAGTTATCTCTTCTTCTAGCTTCCCTGCTTGAAATGGGACATCGCTCCCGCTTGAAATGAATAAAGCAAGATAGTCCAAAACCAACCAATTAATATCCTTTAATTAAGCACAACACAAAAAGATTGgaaaaagatttataaaatacttaCGGACTGAGATCGGTTGATGAACGTGGACAATACAAAATTCTTTGCCTCCACTGTTCTGTATCGACCAAACGAGATCTTCTCATCCACCAGCGTCTCTCTTAGTCCAGTTGCCATTGAATTTTTAGTGTCATATATACTGACTCCAGTccatacaaaagaaacaaagagaaaaggaaatattttttgtagtaCAAAGTgatagagatttgatttaacaaGGTAGTTGATGAGACAACAAGCTATTCAACTGAGTTTGCAGTCTCTTGGATCGCCATTTGTGCTTCAAGTAGATTGGggaatcagctttaaaaactgAAATAGCATTGTGAAACACCTATATCACTGTAAAGTCTATGACTAGGTTCCAGAAAAGAGACTTGTACCTTAGATTGGGGAATCAATTGTTTTGTGCAGTATGGTTCTCTCTCTGATGAAATTGATTCCTTGACACCAACCACTTTTATTTCATGAATCTCCTCTACGATCTGTTGAGAGTCCTCTTCACACATAATCAAGATCTCTCATCTCTATATCATATCACACAAGCAATGTTTTCAAATCAAATCACCATCCATCGATGAAAAGAATCCAGATCAACGataacccagaaaaaaaaaatcaattcgcCATCGGAAGGAGACGAGTCACGATTACCTGAACCAGAGTCGCCATTGAGATCCGCCGTCGGTGGAGGTGATGAGTAACGGTTCGAACAGTCGGAGGTcaccaaaaattaaatcattctCCTCCATTTGCAACTGAATTTTGGGACAAATTTCTTCCGATTTCACAAGGAGTTTGTCACGATATCGaacaaaatgagaaatgaaAAGTTTTCTCGGTTGCAAAATATTGTTTCCAATCAAAGTACGCTACGTCACATTAGAACTGGGCCGAAAACAGTTCTAGtttaaaatcagaaaacatGTTCTAAGTTcactttttctatattttcatttttaaatattttaagaacACCCAACATGTTTTACCGATAATGATGGCCTCGATCAGTGGTTTAGAAGAACCCtagaaatgaagaagatgacggcgtgagaattttaatttttaaaggaTGAACAAACAAAGAGCCCTAGTTAGTTCACTACGGCACGTAACTGTATTCGAACCCAAAAAATTAGGCCCATTAGAGAATTAAGGCccaatttaaacttttaagctgaaaaggtaaaaaacagAGCAGTGTAACCGTCGTGTTTATTATCCCGGCGGCGTTAACTCTGATGACATCGGCGATTACGTCACGCCTCAGTCGCAATTTTGTGTTCAGTCGGCAACTTATCTGCGACCTAAGGTCTTGCGGAGACATCGTTGAAGTTTCTCGGATTCATGGGTACATGGTGAAAACGGGGATTGACAAGGACGATTTCG
Coding sequences within:
- the LOC104743506 gene encoding uncharacterized protein LOC104743506, which encodes MSDAAAEISWICNILKELGIPQYQPPESYCDNLSAVYLTANPAFHKKSKHFANHYHYVREKVALKTVIVRHIPGHDQIADIFTKSLPVGLFTSLRYKLGVVLPPTQSLRGSISRVASTTVPISAPISSGKNTTQLSQIQSHIHKSKTENEGVEEIPTTEVTETMGCTLPRSSNSPALQKPKFNNADMPNISSSVVRPNMQKKSSSSQRLTTPAQRDEIRDNKVKAMKDCTDRIPLSNRFECLDTYNV
- the LOC104743507 gene encoding 60S ribosomal protein L10-2 — encoded protein: MKRKGVDEFPFCVHLVSWEKENVSSEALEAARIPCNKYMVKSAGKDAFHLRIRVHPFIVLRINKMLSCAGADRLQTGMRGAFGKALGTCARVAIGQVLLSVRCKDNHGVHAQEALRRAKFKFPGRQKIIVSRKWGFTKFNRADYTKLRQEKRIVPDGVNAKFMSCHGPLANRQPGSAFLSAGGQ
- the LOC104741155 gene encoding F-box/LRR-repeat protein At4g14096-like — encoded protein: MATGLRETLVDEKISFGRYRTVEAKNFVLSTFINRSQSICEPSRLESREFLKKLQGLLHRDGMKCQSGDKCLCKPWKKEDIPTCLSSSLVKVLTILKFGDIYEDEDMDRMMEQVLP